TCGCAGAGAGGGTCATTATCCTTGAGTCAGGCTCCCTCCTGCTTCAGGAGGATATGGAGCAATGCCTCCAGTCGGCTTATCTGATCCGGGGACATTCGGAGGCTGTAGCTTCTTATACATCCGGCAAACGGGTGATCTACCGCGAGGACTATGGAAGAGGCACGCTTGCCGCTCTGTACGAGAAGCTGAGTGACAAGGATAAAAAGCTGGCCCGTGAGCAGGACATATCGCTCGAAGCGCTGAGTCTGCAAAAGCTATTCCTGTATTTGATCGAGGGAGGTCTCTAGATTGAGTGCGTTGACCGTTCATCTTAAAGCAACCTACAGACTGCTTAGACTATATATCTGGCTGGTTCCGGTGATTATCGTGCTTGGCCGGACGACAGAACTGATAATTACCTTCCTGACAGATACGATGGGTGCCTCCCGTCTATCGGAGAGCAACTTGCTTATTCTTCTATTGCCCTTGTTCGCCATCACGCTGCCGCTGAGCTATTACCAACGGATTGTTCATCTGGGCGCCAGCCGGATGCAATATTATAGGGGGATACATACCGTGTTTGCCGTCTGGGCGGCAGGCGTTGCCTTGATGAACTCTCTATGGCTCGCCCTGCAGGTCCTTGTCTTTCACAATTACGATAACGTCACGGATCTGATCGCCGCCTTTCATTGGAACGACTATGGCTTTGCCGGTTCCTTTCTGTATCAAACAGCCTTTTACCTGATGGCTATGGCCTTGCTGTGTATGCTGGTCTCGGGATTCTTCACCCCCGCAGGCTGGCTGCTGTCTGTACTGGTTGTTGCCGCCATTCCGGTCGGAACAGCCATCCCGGAGCTCCGGGTTCACGTGGCCTCCTTCTTCCGTACCCTGCTGCTGAACGATTCTCTGTTGCTGGGCATCGGCTTCAACCTGCTGCTATATCTTGTTTTTGTAGCTGGCGGGTGGCTGTTTACGAGAAGACGGGTACATTGATGCAAAGGACATCGGTTGCGATCCGCTACGGCTTGTTTCACTATGCACGGTTTGGCACTGTCCCATCATGTAATTGTTGCAGACCCAAGCCCCTATGCGGACTTGGGTCTGTCTTTATTAGGGAGGGTACAAACTTATGAATTCGCAATGGAAAAAGACGTTCGCCTTCATCTTCAGCGGACAGATCTTCTCGATACTAACTTCTGCGATGGCTCAATTCTCCATCATCTGGCATCTGACCGAGACGACGGGGTCGGCCCGTGTACTGATGCTTGCCGGTCTGGCCGGGTTCCTGCCGCAGGCTCTCTTGGGGCCGTTCATCGGCGTCTGGCTTGACCGGTGGAACCGCAAGCTCACCATGATCGCCGCAGACAGCGCCATTGCACTAACCAGTCTGACTCTGGGTGCTTATTATTTATGGGGGGGAGCCGAGCTTATGGATCGTGTATGCCATCCTACTAGGAACAGTGTTACTTTTAGATGTGGCAGGGTTCTCGTGTCCGGCTTCACTAAGCCGTTACCCGGCCTGCCAATGCTTGATGAGTTCACACAGGAGCAGATCGACTACAGCGAGGCCGCTGCGCTGGCCTCCAGACGTGCAGTGATTGCCTCCAAAGATGATCCCATTGTGCCAGTCGCACTCAGCAAGGAATTAGCACAAGTCATTCATGCCGCTTTCCACGAGGTGGAACACGGCGGACATTTTCTGGATAGCGACGGCTTTACTACCCTACCTATTGCCTACGATATTCTTCGCGATATGATCGGGAACACAGATTGACTCAGGATAAACCTGAGATTGCTTCTTACATTCTGTAAGAGGCATTTTTTTGGCGCTCTGGCATCTTAATATTCGCATTACGGGGACAAATACGAGTTGCTCGATCAATGCATCGAAATGCAGATGGCGCAATGGTTCGAAAGCTGCTACGCTGTGGAAGACAACAAAGGCATTACTTCCTTCAAACGTCACCTGCGCGATAGGCTGAGCCGGAGAATGTTGGAACAAATCAATCAAACCCACGTAAATTCCCATAAGTTCATTACATCATGAAGGAGGCGGCTGCCCATGGCATTTATTCCGTTGAACTGTCCCAATTGCAGCGGACGAATTGAATACAAGGAAGGTACGATTCTCAAGTGCCCCTATTGCCAGACCGAGCTTCTGCTCAAGCAAAATAATGTCTACTATGTAGATCAGACCATTAACCATTATCACGGGACACCCCCTCCTGCGGCCGCGCCGAAGCCACCCGTCTCCGTCTCTATCCCCATTAGGCTGATGCTGATCCTGCTGCTGGTGCTGGGGGGCGCTATCGGTACATATCTGTATTACAGCCTCGGCTCCCCGCAGCAGGCAACCAAGGCTGATCTGTCTGCGCGGACGATGCCCGAAAGCGAGGTCCTGCTTACCTTCCTGCGGGAGACCCTGGGCAAAGGCTCTGCCATGCCGACCGAAGAGGAGATTGCCCGACTGCGGTATTTATCGGTGAAGCATTCAGACAATGACCATTGGCAGTTCACCTACAGCTTTTCCGATCCCTTCAGCGATGCACAGGCCGAGAAGCTCACTTATGTGATCCAGGATAAGCGGCTCAATACCCAGCGGATCGATCAGCGGGACTTCGAAGCCTTCACGGGGCTGACGGCACTGGACTTGAACGGGACCTACGAAATTGACCAGACGGATCAAATCAGTTTTGCCCATATTCCCGGATTAAAAAGCTATGGCGGCGCCTTCAACGAATCCTTCAGCGCCTTCTCCGGCTACTTCGGCGATAAATCCAAGATTACGGAGCTGTCCACTCAATTGCGCAGTAATCAGGAAGTGGCCCTGCTTCTGGAATTCCCTAGCCTAAGCTCTTTGTCCATTACTTATGTGGATGAGTCTATAACGGATTTGCATCTGCTGAGCAAGCTGCCGCTGAAGTCCCTGTCCCTTACCTTCGTCAATGACCTCGGGTGGTTGTCGTCCATGACCGGGCTGTCTTCTCTGGCTATCTATCACAGTGAGGCCACAGACTTGCAGCCGCTCTATGCGCTAACCGGGCTTAAGGAGCTTAAGCTTTCCTATTTGTCCAATGTGAAGTCAATCGACTTCGTGCAGAACATGCCTGCTCTGCAGATGCTGGATATCGAGAATCTGAATTTCTCCAGCCTGGAGCGTCTGGCCGGGAAAACCTCCATTACCAGCCTCCGGCTGGCTTCCTTAAGCAAGCTTGGCTCGGTAAAGGCCGTGAATAGCCTGTCCTCGCTGCGGGAATTCACCTTGTACGGTTATTACGAGCAACCAGACGCACTTACCTTACCGGGCGTCAAACGGTTGGATATTCCAACCTCCTTCCTCTCCGGACTGAAGGCGCCAGCGGTAACGGACCTGACGCTCCGGGGAGGAAGCGGGGAGCTGGGCATGACTGAGCTGAAGAAATTCCCGGAGCTTGCACAGCTGTCCCTCTGGGGGAGCGACGACATCATCCAGCTTCGTGCACTGGACAGCTTGCCCCGTCTGAATACACTAAGCATCTATGATTCTTCGCTGTATTCAGAGAGCGATGCCTTATTCGGCCTGAACCAGGTGAACACGCTGGTGTGCTCGGAATGCCGTCTGAATTTCAAGCAGACCGCAGCGGCAGCGAACAGCGTGCTTGAGCATTTGACCTTGGACCGCCCATACTTCTCCATGAACAACGACTCCGTTAGTGAGGTTGACCAGATCATGCCTTACTTCGCGAACCTGTCTGCCCTGCGTTCCTTCACTCTGCAGGACAACAACCTGGCTTCTCTTGCGTTCATGGGCAAATGGCAGGCTATCGAGGAGCTTCATCTGGAGAACAATGCAATTTCCAATATAGAGCTTCTGAGTAAGCTGCCCAAGCTGCAGCAGGTATTCCTGACTGGCAATTCCGTGGCGAACAAGTCCGTGCTGGATGCAGGCGTGCTTGTATATTAATTTCCGCTACTATGATATGAGAGAATAGACCGCCCTCCTTACAGAGGCTTGCGGTCTATTTTTGTTGGCAGCATGCTTATAGGAAATACTTATTAATCGTATAGCAACTATATATTTCATTTATAAGCCATACAGCCCTATACTGAACTCATAAGGAGGGGAAGTATATGAATCAACCGGCTTCCAATAACCAATGGCAGGCAGACACTTATGATCACAAACTGGATTTCGTCTCCAGGCTGGGCGGCGATGTCCTCTCGCTGCTCCAGCCGCAGCCCGGTGAACGCGTGCTGGATATCGGCTGCGGGACAGCCGATCTGACGGCTAAGATCGCGGAAGCTGGAGCGGATACAGTGGGCATCGATCTGTCACCCGAGATGATCGCGCGCGGCCGCAGCAAGTATCCGCAGCTGAATCTCAGCGCCCAGAATGCCTACACTTACCGGACTGGTCAGCCTTTCGATGCCGTGTTCTCCAACGCTGCGCTGCACTGGATGAGGGACGCGCACGCAGTCGCGGTAACGGTAGCAAGTGCACTGCGGCCCGGCGGGCGGTTCGTTGCCGAATTCGGCGGCTACCGCAACGTTGCCGCGCTAGTGAATGCGACCGAGACTGCTCTGGCCGCGTATGGCTATGAGCCGCAGGGCCGCAATCCGTGGTATTTCCCTACTGCCGGAGAGTATGCGGCAGTGCTGGAGGCCCATGGCTTCCTTGTCACGCTGGTCCAGCATTTCGAACGTCCGACTCCCTTGCAGGGGGAGAGCGGAATCCGCGATTGGCTGGACATGATGGCCGATGACTTCTTCTTCGATGTCAGCGCGGCGGACAAGGCCGTGATCTATCAGGAGGTTGAAGAACAGCTGCGGCCGGAGCATTACCGGCAGGGCCAATGGATCGCCGACTACCGGCGGCTGCGGGTCTGTGCATTGAAGATGGCAGACTGAGTATTAGATACGCGGAGAGCCTTCAGATGGTCTGGAAACCCGGGTCCTTTCAAGACCTTGGGTTTCTTTTATCATGCAATGATAGAGAACGCTTGGGAATATATGTTTCTCCTCATGCAGATTCTGGGTAATACATAGAGTTGTCTCTGTCTACATAAAAACTGATTGTTGGCATGAAGCACAAGCAAAATGATTACAGAACAGGAGAATCAAGATGGAGAACCAAAACCCGGATACGTACCGCTTTCAGGTGAACCTAAGCGGTATGATCAACATTTTGTCTAACCATTTGTATAGCAGCCCGAAAGTATTCTTAAGAGAGCTGCTGCAGAATGGCATCGATGCGATTACTGCACGCCAGGCTTATTCCCCGGCAGGCTACGAAGGTAAGATCCATGTCGAGGTAAGCGGGACCTCCACCGGGGCGACCCTATTAGTAGAAGATAACGGGATCGGGTTAGATGAGGCGGAGATTCATGAGTTCCTGGCCATGATCGGACAATCCTCCAAGCGGGGCGAAGATTTTCTGTCGACCAATACCTCTTTTATCGGGCGGTTTGGCATCGGGCTGTTGTCCTGCTTCATGGTGAGTGACGATATCGTCATGGTTACTCAATCCGCTAAGGGCGGTCCTGCTCTGGAATGGCGCGGGAAGCCGGACGGCACGTATACGATCCGTAAGCTCGAAGGGGCACATGCCCCGGGCACCAAGGTTTTTTTGCGTTGCAAGGAAGGGTCGGAAGTTTACTTCGAAGAAGAGAACCTGCGTGAAGGTCTGTTCCATTACGGCGCTCTGCTGCCTTATCCGATCCAACTGGTGTCGGACCGCAGCACCCGCCTGATTAATCCGCTAACTCCGCCGTGGATCAAAGATCCGCAGCTGTCCCGGAAGCACCGCGATGAAGTACTGTCCTTCGGCAAACAGGTGCTGGGGGAGACGTTCCGTGATTTCATTCCCCTGCACACCGCCTCGGGCCGGACGGGAGGCATCGCCTTCATTCTGCCGCACGCGGTGAACCTGAACGCGAAGCGCAATCACCGGGTATACCTGAAGCATATGCTGGTCTCCGAGGCTGCCAGCAATATCCTGCCGGACTGGGCGTTCTTCGTGAAATGCCTGATCTGGACCGATGAACTCCAGCCCACCGCTTCCCGGGAGCATTTCTATGAGAATGCCCAGCTGGAGCAGGTGCGGGAAGAGCTGGGGAATGCCATTCGTCAGGAATTGATGCGGATGGCCGAGTATGACCCGGACCGCCTGCAATCGATCATTTCGCTGCATGCCTTATCGATGAAGGCGCTCGCGGTGGAAGATTCGTCGTTCTATTCAATCATTCACGAGTGGTTGCCGTTTGAGAGCACGTATGGCCGAAAGACGCTTGGCGAGCTGAAGCAGCAGTCTCCCCTGTACTTCACGGCGACGCTGGACGAATACCGCCAGATTACCCACGTGGCTTCAGCCCAATCCATGCTGGTCGTGAACGGCGGGTATATCTATGATGCCGAGCTGCTGTCCCGGCTTCCGCTTATTGACCCGGAGGTGCAGACGGAACGGCTGCTGCCGGAAGAGGTGTCCTTATCCTTCACCGATATTACGCCTCAAGAGCGGCTGGATTACTATGAATCTGTAAGACTCGCAGACAGTGTCCTGCAGAAGTTCCGCTGCCAGGTGCAGCTGCGCCGCTTCAAGCCGGAGGAGATTCCGGTGCTCTACACACTGTCCGAGGAATCCGCCCAGTGGCGTGTACTTGAGGCAACGAAGGAAGTGAGCACCGACGCTCTTTCCTCCGTGCTAGGCAGCCTGGGCGCTTCGCTTAAGGATACGGCATACGCTACACTTTACTTTAACCTGAACAATCCGGTCATTGAGAAGGTATTCCATCAGGGGAATCAGGCCACGCTGCCTTCTATTGTCGAGATGCTGTACTGCAATGCGCTATTGATGGGACATTATCCGATGAACCGCCAGGAGCTCGCGCTCCTGAACCAAGGCATTATTCAATTTATTGATTGGGGATTGACGGCCAGTCGATCCGCAGAAGGAGAGAAATAAATGAACGTTACCGAGATGGATTTCGACGATTTAATGGAAGAAGCCTATGGCCTGCCGGGAGGCAAGGCCAAGCTGGAATTGCTGGAGCAGGCGGTACGGGTAGCAGATGCCGCAGGAGATATCGATCAGGGCTATGAGGCCCGCAGCGAAATCGTAGAGCTGGGCAGCTTCCACGGCTATCCGATGAAGGCGCTGGTCGCCTTTTCCTGGCAGCTGGGGCAGTATGACAAGAACCCGGGCCGGTTCGATGATTACAGTCTGATGTGGTCGTACAAGTGGGTGCTGGACCGCATCACCGCTTTTGCAGATATTAGCCGCACTCAGATTGAGAACCTGCTGGAGGATATGAAGACCCGCTACGAAGCCGAAGGCTACAGCAGCCGGACCTATCACTATTACCGGGCGAATATTCTCGAAGATTTCGGGGAGCTGGAAGCTTCACAGGCCGAATGGGCGATTGTCCAGTCCATGGACCGTGACGAGATGAGCGATTGTGAGGCTTGTGAACAGCATGGCCTGGTCGAGTTCCTGTCGAAGCAGGGAGACGACGAAGCAACCGTCAAGGCGGCCGAGCCGATTCTCAAGGGCCGGATGACCTGCGGTGAGGTCCCGCATGTGACCATTACGAAGGTGCTGTTCCCTCTCCTGCGGCTGGGCCGCCAGAAGGAAGCCGATAAGCTGCAGAAGAAAGGCTATAAGCTGGTAAAAGGAAACCGCGATTTCCTGTATCACCAGGGAGAGCATATTGGCTACCTGACCCTGACCGATCCGGTCAAGGCCCTGGAGGTCTTCGAAGAGTATATCGCCTCCTCGCTCGATCATGAGAACCCGGCCGATCAGATGATCTTCAACGCTTATTCGGCCAAGCTGTTCCGCCGTCTGTCTGAGGAATCCATCCGCTTCCAGGTCAAGCTTCCGGCTGGGCATCCGTGTGAACGCCAGTCCGAAGACGTAGCTTCGCTTGCGAAATACTTCCAGAAGTTAGCGCTCGCTACAGCGGAGAAGCTGGATAAGCGGAACGGTAACGGCTATTATACTGAGCTGATAGAGAAGCTGTAGGATGCATTCCTACGGCATTGAGTAAGAACAAGCGCAAATAAGAGCAGCTCCAGTAATGGGGGCTGCTCTTTACACATTATAAATACGTATTTACGTCAAATCTTTCCCGGAATTAGGTAAATTTAAAACATTTGATATCTTCCGAAGACTTAGCTGCGTTTCTTTCCAACCCAATGTTGGAAAATTCTTAGGGATATCCAAGCACCACTACATGGCATACGTTAGACTCCGGATGTACAATGATTCCGTACAACGTAAAGGAGGAGCACATTATGAAAACAGCGGGCATACATAAGCAATTACAGGAACTGCGCAAGAATAAGGGAAAGACTCAAGAAGAGCTTGCGGAGGTCTTCGGTGTAACCAATCAAGCCGTATCCAAATGGGAAAGCGGGGCTTGCTATCCGGATACCGCTTTATTACCTGAGATCGCTAATTATTTCGGAGTCAGCCTTGACTTTCTATTCGGCCGTGTCCCCGAGGCCAATGATCAGAACGTAGTGAAAGACATCAAGCTTCTGTTTGAACAGACCCCTGCCAAGGAGCGTTTCACACTGGCCTGCCAAATCGCCTTCTGCCTGCATGAGGGTATCGTATCCAATGGTTACAAGGGCTACCTGCCTTGGGACCCGGATAAGACGTATGATCAGCGGACTTGGGGAACCTCTATTTGCAGCGAACCGGAAGGAGTTACTATTGCCAGGCAAGGAATGCTCTTCTTTTCCGATCACGCCGATAAACGGGAACTCGAGCCAGATCAACTGTTAAGCCTGTACGTTGTGCTCCGGGCCTATGCGGATGCTGACAGGTTAACGGTATTATTTGGATTATATGAGTTAACCAGGCATGACTTTGACTGCTTTGTTAATATGGAGAATATTGTAGGGGCAACCGGTCTGGATGAGAGAATTATACGGGATGCATTCCTGCATTTGCCGGTTCACTGCAAAAGGCTCGAGGACAGCAGCATAGGTTACCGGATTGAAGCCAGCAATATGCATCTCCCTGCGCTGCTTATGCTCTTCCTGCCGGTCCGTTCTTGAACGAAGGTCAGTTTTTAGCTAAGCATACTAGCGAGCCCGGTTTGAAACTCTCCATAAAATTGGCTTGGATGATCGATAGAAGGAACTCTTTCGTCAATCATGCGGTAAAAGGTCGCTCTGCCGACACCGGGGGGGTTGATGAGGTTGGACACGGTAAGATATCCTCATCAATCCAGAGCTGTTCGGGAACGGCGCACAGGATCAACCGCTGGAACCAATGAAGTCGCCAAACCACCCCATCAGGAAGCGGTTTAATCTCCTGATTATTTCCTCAATTAATATTAACCATGTTCGATTCGTCAGTTCGCGAACCCTTTTTTCACATGCAGAAAGGCGGCGCTTGCCAGCCCCCGTTCAGGGCTTTCACCCTAGAGATGACGCCCATGCTGGGCGTACCACAAAGAGCAGCCCCCAATATGGGGAGCTGCTCTTATCGCATTATAAATACGCATTTACGTCAAATTTTCCTCAAACTTAGGTAATACTAAGGCATTTGATATGTTATACTGATTGAGCAATAGGATGGGCTTAAAAGGGCCGGTCGGCTACCTCTCTCAGAAGGGAGGGATGCCTTGTGACAGTGTTTGAAGCAATGATGCTGATGCTAACCTTTGGTTTGCTTATCGTAGCGCTGCTGTCCAAT
The window above is part of the Paenibacillus sp. FSL H8-0048 genome. Proteins encoded here:
- a CDS encoding alpha/beta hydrolase; this encodes MNSQWKKTFAFIFSGQIFSILTSAMAQFSIIWHLTETTGSARVLMLAGLAGFLPQALLGPFIGVWLDRWNRKLTMIAADSAIALTSLTLGAYYLWGGAELMDRVCHPTRNSVTFRCGRVLVSGFTKPLPGLPMLDEFTQEQIDYSEAAALASRRAVIASKDDPIVPVALSKELAQVIHAAFHEVEHGGHFLDSDGFTTLPIAYDILRDMIGNTD
- a CDS encoding leucine-rich repeat domain-containing protein, producing MAFIPLNCPNCSGRIEYKEGTILKCPYCQTELLLKQNNVYYVDQTINHYHGTPPPAAAPKPPVSVSIPIRLMLILLLVLGGAIGTYLYYSLGSPQQATKADLSARTMPESEVLLTFLRETLGKGSAMPTEEEIARLRYLSVKHSDNDHWQFTYSFSDPFSDAQAEKLTYVIQDKRLNTQRIDQRDFEAFTGLTALDLNGTYEIDQTDQISFAHIPGLKSYGGAFNESFSAFSGYFGDKSKITELSTQLRSNQEVALLLEFPSLSSLSITYVDESITDLHLLSKLPLKSLSLTFVNDLGWLSSMTGLSSLAIYHSEATDLQPLYALTGLKELKLSYLSNVKSIDFVQNMPALQMLDIENLNFSSLERLAGKTSITSLRLASLSKLGSVKAVNSLSSLREFTLYGYYEQPDALTLPGVKRLDIPTSFLSGLKAPAVTDLTLRGGSGELGMTELKKFPELAQLSLWGSDDIIQLRALDSLPRLNTLSIYDSSLYSESDALFGLNQVNTLVCSECRLNFKQTAAAANSVLEHLTLDRPYFSMNNDSVSEVDQIMPYFANLSALRSFTLQDNNLASLAFMGKWQAIEELHLENNAISNIELLSKLPKLQQVFLTGNSVANKSVLDAGVLVY
- a CDS encoding class I SAM-dependent methyltransferase translates to MNQPASNNQWQADTYDHKLDFVSRLGGDVLSLLQPQPGERVLDIGCGTADLTAKIAEAGADTVGIDLSPEMIARGRSKYPQLNLSAQNAYTYRTGQPFDAVFSNAALHWMRDAHAVAVTVASALRPGGRFVAEFGGYRNVAALVNATETALAAYGYEPQGRNPWYFPTAGEYAAVLEAHGFLVTLVQHFERPTPLQGESGIRDWLDMMADDFFFDVSAADKAVIYQEVEEQLRPEHYRQGQWIADYRRLRVCALKMAD
- a CDS encoding HSP90 family protein gives rise to the protein MENQNPDTYRFQVNLSGMINILSNHLYSSPKVFLRELLQNGIDAITARQAYSPAGYEGKIHVEVSGTSTGATLLVEDNGIGLDEAEIHEFLAMIGQSSKRGEDFLSTNTSFIGRFGIGLLSCFMVSDDIVMVTQSAKGGPALEWRGKPDGTYTIRKLEGAHAPGTKVFLRCKEGSEVYFEEENLREGLFHYGALLPYPIQLVSDRSTRLINPLTPPWIKDPQLSRKHRDEVLSFGKQVLGETFRDFIPLHTASGRTGGIAFILPHAVNLNAKRNHRVYLKHMLVSEAASNILPDWAFFVKCLIWTDELQPTASREHFYENAQLEQVREELGNAIRQELMRMAEYDPDRLQSIISLHALSMKALAVEDSSFYSIIHEWLPFESTYGRKTLGELKQQSPLYFTATLDEYRQITHVASAQSMLVVNGGYIYDAELLSRLPLIDPEVQTERLLPEEVSLSFTDITPQERLDYYESVRLADSVLQKFRCQVQLRRFKPEEIPVLYTLSEESAQWRVLEATKEVSTDALSSVLGSLGASLKDTAYATLYFNLNNPVIEKVFHQGNQATLPSIVEMLYCNALLMGHYPMNRQELALLNQGIIQFIDWGLTASRSAEGEK
- a CDS encoding helix-turn-helix domain-containing protein: MKTAGIHKQLQELRKNKGKTQEELAEVFGVTNQAVSKWESGACYPDTALLPEIANYFGVSLDFLFGRVPEANDQNVVKDIKLLFEQTPAKERFTLACQIAFCLHEGIVSNGYKGYLPWDPDKTYDQRTWGTSICSEPEGVTIARQGMLFFSDHADKRELEPDQLLSLYVVLRAYADADRLTVLFGLYELTRHDFDCFVNMENIVGATGLDERIIRDAFLHLPVHCKRLEDSSIGYRIEASNMHLPALLMLFLPVRS
- a CDS encoding putative holin-like toxin, with translation MFEAMMLMLTFGLLIVALLSNTRK